One window of the Pleurocapsa minor HA4230-MV1 genome contains the following:
- a CDS encoding GNAT family N-acetyltransferase — MTLSLPGNEQLIVRPLQHRDVDAINALVSECVAKETSKRLITIDRELEQVGSWYGLKRFLALLPRSYYHGWRVYVAQHLSEVLGLIQVSSLNSTRSTWRVERVLLNSNSPNLELLKTQKEIGSQLLRHCLQNIWEARTWMLEVNINEKNHLALYRENGFQPLAQMTYWQISADLIAQLAQQDSDLPNFLPISNADAPLLYQLDCVSMPPLLRQVFDRHADDFKSGMVQNAVSQIRLWLNGTDVVSGYVFEPQRKAAIGYFRLESSKDGSRPHRAQLTVNPAYTWLYPQLTAKMAQIIQESVDRKRGLAADKQLYSQPLEIVSADYQPEREEYFNKMGATAVEQTLLMSRSVWHKIKEAKPLEGLQLSGVLQGLKPAGAAIPSRISWLKSLSGSYQNIVRQKNIFCAKSSHFAAVEKNNNSGKSFKPPHGGLV; from the coding sequence ATGACTTTATCCCTACCTGGCAATGAGCAGCTGATTGTTCGTCCTCTTCAACATCGTGATGTGGATGCAATTAATGCCTTAGTGAGCGAATGCGTCGCTAAGGAAACTTCCAAGCGCCTAATCACTATCGATCGAGAACTAGAACAGGTCGGCTCTTGGTATGGATTAAAAAGGTTTTTGGCTCTTTTACCCCGTTCTTATTATCATGGCTGGCGAGTTTATGTGGCACAGCATTTATCGGAAGTTCTTGGCTTAATTCAAGTTTCTTCTCTCAATAGCACTCGTAGTACTTGGAGAGTAGAACGGGTATTGCTCAATAGTAATTCTCCTAATCTAGAATTACTCAAAACACAGAAAGAGATAGGTTCTCAGCTACTGCGCCATTGTCTGCAAAATATCTGGGAAGCTCGCACCTGGATGTTAGAGGTGAATATTAATGAGAAAAATCATCTAGCTCTCTATCGCGAAAATGGTTTTCAGCCTTTGGCACAGATGACCTACTGGCAAATATCAGCGGATTTAATTGCTCAACTAGCCCAGCAAGACTCGGATTTACCCAATTTTCTACCTATTAGTAATGCTGATGCACCTTTGCTGTATCAGCTTGATTGCGTATCGATGCCACCTCTACTGAGACAGGTTTTTGACCGTCATGCAGATGATTTTAAATCTGGTATGGTGCAAAACGCGGTGAGTCAGATTAGACTGTGGCTCAATGGTACAGATGTCGTTAGTGGCTATGTTTTTGAACCCCAGCGCAAAGCAGCGATCGGCTATTTTAGGCTGGAATCTTCCAAAGATGGTTCTCGACCCCATCGCGCCCAATTAACCGTTAATCCTGCCTATACTTGGCTTTATCCTCAGCTGACGGCAAAGATGGCGCAAATTATTCAAGAATCTGTCGATCGCAAACGAGGTTTGGCAGCAGACAAGCAGCTTTATTCCCAGCCATTAGAGATAGTTTCTGCTGACTATCAGCCCGAACGCGAAGAATATTTTAATAAAATGGGTGCTACGGCTGTCGAACAAACTCTATTAATGTCTCGCTCGGTCTGGCATAAAATTAAAGAAGCTAAACCCCTAGAAGGATTACAGTTATCAGGGGTACTTCAAGGATTGAAGCCTGCTGGGGCAGCGATTCCTTCCCGCATTTCTTGGCTTAAATCTCTTTCTGGTTCCTATCAAAATATTGTCAGACAAAAAAACATTTTTTGCGCTAAATCTAGTCATTTTGCTGCTGTCGAAAAAAATAACAACTCGGGAAAATCTTTTAAGCCTCCTCATGGCGGTTTAGTTTAA
- a CDS encoding tetratricopeptide repeat protein encodes MSHTIGQVKQDTPQSNSNSNQSHQDVLKPEVTSLAQSGLSDADYEFLFNQLLEGIAHGWHDHRIIKFFNQLGDRGQQADWVIWLERFREKLLKLPIQSKRQWGTMMIRLGELTQSATEINQIGAAAHRIGRELLFDNSPAVIWEYAGPDFSLNEQIETEQELSQRLPDDFNALGTQETARETAVELDLAVDAASQDNDFDPQSQSNLWLENVDSVASDSSTNEIQDNTANRLDLPPETASWQDNRSIASSTEITESSDANLDLDLDLDLNSSHQITSDGEELELKLEPELKPELEPELLLDDSSLEVIESWFNLGLKQVSAGEYAQAIVSWDKALKINANLPEAWHNRGSALGRMGDYEAAVKSFQSALAIDPNNYQAWNDRAHALYQLENWSGAIESWSQAIKLMPGNHLFWYNRGCALEQLAKWSEAIACYEKALEIKPDFQPGRSRYINLVADNSRPN; translated from the coding sequence ATGAGTCACACGATTGGACAAGTCAAGCAAGATACACCACAGTCAAACTCTAACTCAAATCAGTCTCACCAAGATGTTCTAAAGCCTGAAGTTACTTCATTAGCGCAGTCTGGATTGTCAGATGCTGACTATGAATTTTTATTCAATCAGCTTTTAGAAGGTATTGCTCATGGTTGGCACGATCACCGAATTATTAAGTTTTTTAACCAGCTAGGCGATCGCGGACAACAGGCTGACTGGGTGATTTGGCTAGAACGCTTTAGAGAAAAGCTATTAAAACTACCGATTCAGTCTAAACGCCAATGGGGAACAATGATGATTCGTTTGGGTGAACTGACTCAATCTGCCACCGAAATTAATCAAATTGGTGCAGCTGCTCATCGCATTGGTAGGGAATTGCTGTTTGACAACAGTCCCGCTGTAATCTGGGAATATGCAGGGCCTGATTTTAGTTTAAATGAGCAGATAGAAACTGAACAAGAGTTATCCCAAAGATTACCTGATGATTTTAACGCTTTGGGGACACAGGAAACAGCACGGGAAACAGCAGTGGAATTGGATTTGGCTGTTGATGCTGCTTCGCAGGACAATGATTTCGACCCTCAGTCCCAGTCAAATCTCTGGCTGGAAAACGTAGATTCAGTTGCTTCAGACTCATCTACAAATGAGATCCAAGACAATACAGCCAACAGGCTCGATCTTCCACCAGAAACGGCGAGCTGGCAAGATAATCGTTCCATCGCTTCCTCAACTGAAATAACTGAGTCTTCTGATGCTAATTTAGATCTAGATCTAGACCTAGATCTAAACAGTTCACATCAAATTACCAGTGACGGTGAAGAATTGGAATTAAAATTAGAACCTGAATTAAAACCCGAATTAGAACCTGAATTGCTGCTAGACGATTCAAGCTTAGAAGTGATTGAAAGCTGGTTTAACCTCGGTCTCAAGCAGGTTAGTGCAGGAGAATATGCTCAAGCGATCGTTTCTTGGGATAAAGCGTTAAAAATTAATGCTAATTTACCAGAGGCATGGCATAACCGAGGTAGTGCTTTAGGACGTATGGGCGACTATGAAGCAGCCGTAAAATCGTTTCAAAGTGCCTTGGCGATCGACCCTAATAATTATCAAGCGTGGAACGATCGCGCCCATGCTTTGTATCAGCTGGAAAACTGGTCTGGGGCGATTGAAAGCTGGAGTCAGGCAATTAAGTTGATGCCAGGAAATCATTTGTTTTGGTACAACCGAGGTTGCGCTCTCGAACAGCTAGCAAAATGGTCTGAAGCGATCGCTTGCTATGAAAAAGCTTTAGAAATTAAGCCAGATTTTCAGCCAGGACGGTCAAGATATATTAACCTAGTAGCAGATAATTCTCGTCCAAATTAG
- a CDS encoding DNA polymerase III subunit gamma/tau, with the protein MAYEPLHHKYRPQTFGDLVGQETISLTLSNALEQSKIAPAYLFTGPRGTGKTSSARILAKSLNCLNSDRPTPHPCGKCEVCLAIAKGSALDVMEIDAASNTGVDNIREIIERSRFAPVQCRYKIYVVDECHMLSTAAFNALLKTLEEPPAQVVFILATTDPQRVLSTIISRCQRFDYRRIPLTEMTSHLRYIAEAEKIAIADDALTLVAQIANGGLRDAESLLDQLSLLPDTITVEKVWDLVGAVPEQDLLKLLQAIKNNDSIAVLQQCRSLLDRGREPLVVLQNLASFYLNLLIAKTAPQHAELTAVTEICWQQLCAEGKNWPTALILRGQQHLKEAETQLKRTTQPRLWLEVTLLGLLPEAHAAIAMPSQTIPSMSVNPVVTPVSPVVESTIPPAVPRETTPQAAMAIERDNVRQSTVPQPDSASTQQNKEKTHSDVAPQHFTNQPTAAANPTPTNAPNNYQDRVTNQEIWTKVVSCLQPPTTQALLKQQCHLVSFDGLSAIVGISSAKLQKLNQGKVPNIEAAFAQVCQRKVRVQLEVASSQGNTTKNSIATTARPVETTLSAPEQPPNPPPPSTKTVPPVENAAIAIKPPNFSSQNQATLTPVLQTPSTKSLDHNFNGSVIAPSSLENRPQVIATENSPVLTPPAVAADLTPAIKTEVIAENYVDSELQQAIASLTQSFEGEVVELDNFFDEYDEDDELPLDDISTLLEQRDLEEYDDEW; encoded by the coding sequence ATGGCTTACGAACCTCTACATCACAAGTACCGACCACAAACTTTTGGCGATTTGGTTGGTCAGGAAACGATCTCTTTAACTCTCAGTAATGCTTTAGAACAGTCAAAAATTGCTCCTGCCTATTTATTTACAGGGCCTCGCGGTACAGGTAAAACCTCTAGTGCCAGAATTTTAGCGAAATCTTTAAATTGTTTAAATAGCGATCGCCCTACTCCTCATCCTTGTGGAAAATGTGAGGTCTGTTTAGCGATCGCCAAAGGTTCGGCATTAGACGTAATGGAAATTGATGCTGCCAGTAATACGGGGGTGGATAATATTCGCGAAATTATCGAGCGATCGCGCTTTGCCCCTGTTCAGTGTCGTTATAAGATTTATGTTGTTGATGAATGTCATATGCTCAGTACCGCAGCATTCAATGCCCTGCTGAAGACTTTAGAAGAGCCACCAGCACAGGTAGTTTTCATCTTGGCAACTACCGATCCTCAGCGAGTTCTCTCGACAATTATTTCTCGTTGTCAACGGTTTGATTATCGACGTATTCCTCTGACAGAGATGACCAGTCACCTGAGATATATTGCTGAGGCTGAGAAAATTGCGATCGCTGATGATGCTCTGACTTTAGTTGCCCAAATTGCTAACGGTGGTTTGCGGGATGCGGAAAGTTTACTCGATCAGCTCAGTCTTTTACCTGACACGATCACGGTAGAGAAAGTCTGGGATTTAGTTGGTGCTGTTCCAGAACAAGATTTATTAAAGCTACTTCAGGCAATTAAGAATAATGATTCAATCGCCGTTTTACAACAGTGTCGCAGTCTGTTAGACAGAGGTAGAGAGCCGTTAGTAGTGTTACAAAACTTAGCTAGTTTCTATCTCAATTTGTTAATTGCTAAAACCGCACCTCAACATGCCGAATTAACCGCTGTGACAGAAATCTGTTGGCAACAACTATGTGCTGAAGGTAAGAATTGGCCGACTGCGTTAATTTTGCGCGGACAACAACACCTAAAAGAAGCAGAAACTCAACTCAAACGGACAACTCAACCTCGCCTGTGGCTGGAAGTTACTTTACTGGGACTATTGCCAGAAGCTCATGCAGCGATTGCCATGCCGTCACAAACAATTCCGTCTATGTCGGTCAACCCAGTTGTCACACCTGTTTCTCCTGTTGTGGAGTCTACTATTCCCCCAGCAGTACCTAGAGAAACTACTCCTCAAGCAGCTATGGCGATCGAGCGAGATAATGTTCGGCAATCGACAGTCCCACAGCCAGACTCAGCATCAACACAGCAAAATAAGGAGAAAACGCACTCCGATGTAGCGCCACAACATTTTACTAATCAACCAACTGCCGCAGCAAATCCTACGCCTACAAATGCACCTAACAATTATCAAGATCGAGTTACCAATCAAGAAATCTGGACTAAGGTGGTCAGTTGCTTACAGCCTCCCACAACTCAGGCATTATTAAAACAACAGTGTCATTTAGTCAGCTTCGATGGTTTAAGTGCGATCGTGGGGATTAGTTCGGCTAAACTACAAAAGCTCAATCAAGGTAAAGTGCCTAATATTGAAGCCGCCTTTGCTCAAGTCTGCCAACGGAAAGTGAGAGTCCAATTAGAGGTTGCTAGTTCTCAAGGCAATACGACCAAGAATTCGATTGCAACTACCGCTCGACCTGTTGAAACAACACTTTCTGCCCCAGAACAGCCTCCAAACCCGCCTCCACCCAGTACTAAAACAGTACCGCCAGTAGAGAATGCAGCGATTGCGATTAAGCCACCCAATTTTTCAAGTCAAAACCAAGCAACCCTAACACCAGTACTCCAGACTCCCTCAACAAAATCTCTCGACCATAATTTTAATGGGAGCGTAATCGCTCCGAGTTCTCTAGAGAATCGCCCTCAAGTCATTGCCACTGAAAACTCCCCCGTTTTAACTCCCCCCGCTGTTGCTGCCGATCTTACTCCTGCCATTAAGACTGAGGTAATAGCTGAAAATTATGTAGATAGTGAATTACAGCAGGCGATCGCTAGTCTGACTCAAAGTTTTGAAGGTGAAGTAGTGGAGTTAGACAATTTTTTTGATGAGTATGATGAAGATGATGAATTGCCCCTAGACGACATCTCTACCCTATTAGAGCAGCGAGATCTAGAAGAATATGATGATGAATGGTAG
- a CDS encoding TldD/PmbA family protein → MVQAPIQTTTKELAILAVDLIRQAGCEYGDIRICHDRKQNLSASDRSLNRLSDNVSSGFGVRVLLDGAWGFVASHQITPAEITRIVNLAVETAKGSRLTQQEPVKLVPVEAYQARYTTPIQIDPFTVPIQEKAELLLQINEQFLSYQDKGIKKAYSFLSFAQEDKIFASTVGSIIEQTLYRSYPGMGCTAIANGDAQGRNYERPPLNIGYEHIDRADLLGNIDRVANEAIEKVHAPEFTGDGKTTLILKPSNLFLTIHESVGHPTELDRVYGYEANFAGTSFATTDNLHQLQYAAPWINLVADRTQPQGRSTVAYDDEGVPAQRWYVVKDGILNDYLCDRETAFRLGRGSSNGSAFADSWSSTPMVRIPNLGLEPGKPGDRHTATLEQMIADTEEGILIDGIGSYSIDQQRRNFQFGGDAFWQVKNGKITGMLKNVTYHSMTTDFWNSIDALGGESELVQCGTNMCGKGEPMQIAQMTHACVPVRVRDIQVGRGS, encoded by the coding sequence ATGGTACAAGCTCCGATTCAAACAACTACTAAAGAATTAGCTATCTTGGCTGTCGATCTAATCCGTCAGGCGGGTTGCGAATATGGCGATATTCGGATTTGTCACGATCGCAAGCAAAACTTATCGGCGAGCGATCGCTCTTTAAATCGCCTGAGTGACAACGTGAGTTCGGGTTTTGGGGTACGAGTCTTGTTAGATGGTGCGTGGGGTTTCGTGGCTTCCCATCAGATTACTCCAGCAGAAATTACGCGGATTGTTAACTTAGCTGTGGAAACCGCCAAAGGTAGTCGTCTAACGCAACAAGAGCCTGTAAAACTAGTTCCTGTAGAAGCATATCAAGCTCGATATACCACACCCATTCAAATCGATCCTTTCACAGTACCGATCCAAGAGAAAGCCGAGTTGCTGCTTCAGATTAACGAGCAGTTTTTGAGCTATCAAGACAAGGGCATCAAAAAAGCCTATTCATTCCTTAGTTTTGCCCAAGAAGATAAAATATTCGCTTCTACCGTGGGTTCAATCATCGAACAAACCCTATATCGTAGCTATCCTGGCATGGGCTGTACGGCGATCGCTAATGGTGATGCTCAAGGCAGAAATTACGAACGCCCACCCCTTAATATTGGCTATGAACATATCGATCGCGCCGATCTACTGGGTAATATTGACCGAGTAGCTAACGAAGCCATTGAAAAAGTACACGCTCCAGAATTTACAGGAGATGGTAAAACCACCTTAATTCTCAAGCCGAGTAATCTGTTCTTAACTATTCACGAATCTGTCGGACATCCTACTGAACTCGATCGGGTATATGGTTATGAAGCTAACTTTGCAGGAACAAGCTTTGCTACCACGGATAATCTACACCAATTACAATATGCAGCCCCTTGGATCAATCTGGTAGCCGATCGCACTCAGCCCCAAGGACGTAGTACAGTAGCTTATGATGACGAGGGTGTACCCGCACAACGCTGGTATGTAGTCAAAGATGGTATCCTCAACGACTATTTATGCGATCGCGAAACCGCTTTTCGTTTAGGTAGAGGTAGTAGTAACGGTAGTGCCTTTGCCGATAGTTGGTCAAGTACGCCAATGGTACGTATTCCCAATCTCGGTTTAGAACCAGGAAAACCAGGCGATCGTCATACTGCCACCCTGGAACAAATGATTGCTGATACTGAAGAGGGCATTCTTATTGACGGCATTGGTAGTTATTCCATCGATCAGCAACGTCGTAACTTTCAGTTTGGTGGAGATGCTTTCTGGCAGGTAAAAAATGGCAAGATTACAGGAATGCTCAAGAATGTTACCTATCACAGTATGACTACTGACTTTTGGAACAGCATTGATGCTCTCGGTGGCGAATCTGAACTAGTTCAATGTGGAACAAATATGTGTGGCAAGGGTGAACCGATGCAAATTGCCCAAATGACCCATGCTTGTGTTCCAGTTAGGGTAAGGGATATTCAAGTAGGTAGAGGTTCATAG
- a CDS encoding chromophore lyase CpcT/CpeT has translation MNFSPQLTALASYLAGEFSNQPQALEQPAWFVNLRLWIRPVPIFTDDSITLFAEQANILKLDQPYRPRILRLRERENIEVEFYMFEDLATARGAGQNQALITQITPDKIKFLPNCTLKVATQELANGTYCFATTPVTDEPCSVTYQGSTFQVFLGFKATPSELLTYDKGIDPATGKGIWGALMGAYAFTKLQDFAQELNL, from the coding sequence ATGAATTTTTCTCCTCAACTTACTGCCCTAGCTAGCTATTTAGCTGGAGAATTCAGTAATCAACCCCAAGCGCTAGAACAACCCGCTTGGTTCGTTAATTTGCGGCTTTGGATTCGCCCAGTACCTATTTTTACTGACGATAGCATTACTTTATTTGCGGAACAGGCTAATATACTTAAGCTCGATCAGCCTTATCGTCCGAGAATTTTGCGTTTACGAGAGCGAGAAAATATCGAGGTGGAATTTTATATGTTTGAAGATCTTGCTACTGCCAGAGGTGCGGGACAAAATCAAGCTTTAATTACCCAGATTACTCCCGATAAAATTAAGTTTTTGCCCAACTGTACGCTTAAGGTTGCTACCCAAGAATTAGCTAACGGAACATACTGTTTTGCAACTACTCCAGTCACAGATGAACCCTGTAGCGTTACTTATCAGGGTAGTACTTTTCAGGTTTTTCTGGGCTTCAAAGCTACACCCAGCGAGCTACTGACTTATGACAAAGGTATCGATCCTGCAACTGGAAAAGGAATTTGGGGTGCGTTAATGGGTGCATATGCTTTTACGAAGCTGCAAGATTTTGCTCAAGAATTAAATCTGTAA
- a CDS encoding methyltransferase domain-containing protein, which produces MEDLRSSQWNPADYAKNSDAQLKWARSLTKDLNLAEYQSILDVGCGDGKITADFAASLPQSRIVGVDSSPEMIAYAAEKYPPSHYPNLTFACVDARSLDFNQEFDLIFSNATLHWVDEHQLFLQAANKALKERGRLIISCGGKGNAAQVLAIFAELTARDLWQPYFADFNNPYFFYGLEDYQTWLQQAGFRVKRLELVPKDMTHQGEAGLAGWIRTTWMPFTKYVPETKRDDFIAQFVELYLAKNTLDAQGLSHVSMVRLEVDANKTNAV; this is translated from the coding sequence ATGGAAGATTTAAGATCCTCACAGTGGAATCCAGCCGACTATGCGAAAAATTCCGATGCTCAATTAAAGTGGGCGCGATCGCTGACTAAAGACTTAAATTTAGCAGAATACCAGTCTATTCTTGACGTGGGGTGTGGTGATGGCAAGATTACCGCTGACTTTGCCGCTAGTTTACCTCAAAGCCGAATCGTCGGCGTAGATAGTTCACCTGAGATGATTGCTTATGCTGCTGAGAAATATCCTCCCAGCCACTATCCTAATCTTACTTTTGCTTGCGTTGATGCGCGATCGCTTGACTTTAATCAAGAGTTTGATTTAATTTTCTCCAACGCCACTCTTCATTGGGTAGACGAGCATCAGCTATTTCTCCAAGCTGCAAATAAAGCGTTAAAAGAGCGAGGAAGATTAATTATTTCCTGTGGTGGAAAGGGCAATGCAGCCCAAGTCTTAGCTATTTTTGCTGAGTTAACAGCTAGGGATTTGTGGCAACCTTATTTTGCCGATTTTAACAATCCTTATTTCTTTTATGGACTTGAAGATTATCAAACCTGGTTGCAACAAGCTGGCTTTAGGGTTAAACGCTTAGAATTAGTACCCAAAGACATGACTCATCAGGGGGAAGCAGGATTAGCAGGCTGGATACGTACTACTTGGATGCCTTTTACCAAATATGTACCAGAAACAAAGCGTGACGATTTTATTGCTCAATTTGTCGAGTTATATCTGGCTAAAAACACTTTGGATGCTCAAGGATTAAGTCATGTTTCCATGGTGAGATTAGAAGTTGATGCTAATAAAACTAACGCCGTTTAG
- a CDS encoding segregation/condensation protein A: protein MTITPAQEAISNLINLAERGEIDPWDVPVISIIDRFLAELGLIGETESPQQEADLPRSGQAFLWASMLVLLKADSLNQIEEELADIDADDLFESEIYLDPERRSLPANLEQHLRRRTAVQPIKKRRVTLQELIEQLEHIAAEIEAVTTDGSPRRSQRSRSAAIKAIAQLAHNENLTELAAQLESFLHLNLPNLSPNKDYVDWEQLLQKWQINQSAQTTIPEHLNSDRAGVFWALLLLSAQSKVELFQEEFYQDLSIRPLNSYLQT from the coding sequence ATGACTATAACTCCTGCACAGGAAGCGATTTCTAATTTAATTAATCTAGCAGAACGTGGCGAGATCGATCCCTGGGATGTTCCCGTGATTAGTATTATCGATCGGTTTTTAGCTGAACTAGGATTAATTGGCGAAACAGAATCTCCACAACAGGAGGCAGACTTACCTCGTTCTGGTCAAGCTTTCCTTTGGGCATCAATGTTAGTACTCCTAAAAGCTGATAGCCTCAATCAAATAGAAGAGGAATTAGCAGATATTGACGCTGATGATTTGTTTGAATCAGAAATTTATCTCGATCCCGAAAGGCGATCGCTACCTGCTAATCTAGAACAGCATTTACGTCGCCGTACTGCGGTGCAACCAATCAAAAAACGGCGAGTTACCCTACAAGAACTGATCGAGCAGCTAGAACATATTGCAGCAGAAATTGAAGCGGTGACCACAGATGGCTCTCCCCGTCGCTCTCAACGTTCCCGTAGTGCTGCCATTAAAGCGATCGCTCAACTAGCTCACAATGAAAATCTAACGGAGTTAGCAGCCCAGTTAGAAAGTTTTCTGCATCTTAATTTACCTAATTTATCCCCAAACAAAGATTATGTAGATTGGGAACAGCTATTACAAAAATGGCAAATTAATCAATCAGCGCAAACGACAATCCCCGAACACTTAAATTCAGATCGCGCGGGAGTTTTTTGGGCATTACTATTGCTTTCGGCACAGTCAAAAGTTGAACTGTTTCAAGAAGAGTTTTATCAAGACTTAAGTATCCGTCCTTTAAATTCGTATTTGCAAACTTGA
- a CDS encoding NDP-sugar synthase — protein sequence MKAMILAAGKGTRVRPITYTIPKPLIPILQKPVMEFLLELLRQHGFDQIMVNVSHLAHEIEGYFRDGQRFGVDIGYSFEGSIVDGKLVGEAVGSAGGLRKIQDFNAFFDDTFVVLCGDALIDLDLTAAVKQHRANGAIATVVTKKVPKEDVPSYGVVVTDENGRIKSFQEKPSVEEALSTDINTGIYIFEPEIFDYIPPKQEFDIGGELFPKLVEKEAPFYAVSMDFEWVDIGKVPDYWQAVRGVLTREIKNVNIPGTEVAPGIYTGLNVAVNWDKVDIKGPVYIGGMTKIEDGAKIVGPAMIGPNCYICSGATVDNSVIFEYSRLGEGIRLVDKLVFGRYCVDKTGAAIDLQAAALNWLITDTRNNHSEQELDEHKVIKDFLKEDN from the coding sequence ATGAAAGCCATGATTTTGGCGGCTGGCAAAGGCACTCGCGTTCGTCCCATAACATACACAATACCCAAACCCCTAATTCCGATCTTACAGAAGCCAGTGATGGAGTTTCTGTTGGAACTGCTGCGACAGCATGGTTTCGATCAAATTATGGTCAACGTCAGTCACCTGGCGCATGAAATTGAAGGATATTTTCGCGATGGTCAACGTTTTGGCGTCGATATTGGCTATTCTTTTGAAGGTAGTATTGTTGATGGTAAATTGGTCGGCGAAGCAGTAGGATCGGCGGGCGGATTACGAAAAATTCAGGATTTTAATGCGTTTTTTGATGATACCTTTGTTGTTCTCTGTGGTGATGCTCTAATCGATCTAGATTTAACCGCAGCCGTCAAACAACATCGAGCCAATGGTGCGATCGCTACTGTGGTTACCAAAAAAGTACCTAAAGAAGACGTTCCCAGCTATGGTGTGGTGGTAACAGACGAAAATGGCAGAATTAAATCTTTCCAGGAAAAACCCTCTGTAGAGGAAGCTTTAAGCACTGATATTAATACAGGTATATATATTTTCGAGCCAGAAATATTTGATTATATTCCTCCCAAACAAGAGTTTGATATTGGGGGCGAATTATTTCCTAAGCTAGTGGAAAAAGAAGCACCTTTTTATGCTGTTTCGATGGATTTTGAATGGGTTGATATTGGTAAGGTTCCTGACTACTGGCAAGCTGTTCGGGGTGTCCTCACCAGGGAAATCAAAAACGTTAATATTCCTGGTACAGAGGTTGCCCCTGGAATCTACACGGGTTTAAATGTTGCGGTCAATTGGGATAAAGTAGACATTAAAGGCCCTGTTTATATCGGTGGCATGACCAAAATTGAAGATGGCGCCAAAATTGTTGGCCCTGCCATGATTGGCCCTAACTGTTATATCTGTAGTGGAGCAACGGTAGATAATAGCGTAATTTTTGAATATTCCCGTTTAGGAGAAGGAATTCGCTTGGTTGATAAGCTGGTATTTGGGCGCTATTGTGTCGATAAAACTGGAGCGGCGATCGATCTCCAGGCTGCTGCCCTCAATTGGTTAATTACAGATACCCGCAACAACCATTCTGAACAGGAATTGGATGAGCATAAGGTGATTAAAGATTTCTTAAAAGAAGATAATTAG
- the prmC gene encoding peptide chain release factor N(5)-glutamine methyltransferase yields MNSIAGENLYSWYQQAKKTAIANRVDPDEVDWLVQTITDLDSLSLRLGTWQNQAQIKSNKSLSELTKLWQQRLQERLPVQYLVETVFWRRFQLKVTPAVLIPRPETELIIDIALENSLISGSNQHWVDLGTGSGAIALGLADVFPEATIHAVDLSAEALKIAQENAKSVNFNHIQFYQGSWWSPLSSLQGQITGMISNPPYIPSSQIAQLEPEVAKHEPRLALDGGDDGLNDIRYLIKTAPEYLVSGGIWLIELMVGQADTVVALLKQQGEYKDLQVFRDLAGIERFVLAYRC; encoded by the coding sequence TTGAACAGTATTGCTGGTGAAAATTTATATAGCTGGTATCAACAGGCAAAAAAAACCGCGATCGCCAATCGTGTAGATCCAGATGAAGTTGATTGGTTAGTCCAAACAATTACCGATCTAGACAGTCTGTCTTTGCGTTTGGGTACATGGCAAAATCAAGCGCAAATTAAAAGTAACAAATCTCTGTCTGAGTTAACTAAACTATGGCAACAGCGTCTTCAAGAGCGTCTACCCGTACAATATTTGGTAGAAACAGTCTTTTGGAGACGTTTTCAATTGAAAGTTACCCCTGCTGTGTTGATACCTCGTCCAGAAACAGAATTAATCATTGACATAGCTTTAGAAAACAGCTTAATTTCAGGTTCTAATCAACATTGGGTAGATTTAGGTACTGGTAGTGGAGCGATCGCTTTAGGATTAGCAGATGTTTTTCCCGAAGCAACAATTCATGCGGTAGATCTCAGTGCGGAGGCTCTAAAAATTGCCCAAGAAAACGCTAAGAGCGTAAATTTCAACCACATTCAATTTTATCAGGGTAGCTGGTGGAGTCCTTTGAGTTCGCTTCAAGGTCAAATAACAGGCATGATTTCTAATCCGCCATATATTCCGTCGTCGCAGATTGCTCAACTAGAGCCAGAAGTAGCCAAGCATGAGCCTCGTTTAGCATTAGATGGTGGTGATGATGGTTTAAATGATATACGTTATTTAATTAAAACTGCGCCCGAATATTTAGTTTCTGGGGGAATCTGGCTAATTGAATTGATGGTTGGTCAAGCAGATACAGTGGTTGCGCTGTTAAAACAGCAGGGAGAATATAAAGATCTCCAAGTATTTCGCGATCTTGCTGGTATTGAGCGTTTTGTCTTAGCCTACAGATGTTGA